The proteins below come from a single Microbulbifer sp. Q7 genomic window:
- a CDS encoding LysR family transcriptional regulator: MQLSHKNLPTEWLRTLVTVVDNGGFSQAGELLARTQPAISRQIKELEERLGRQLLLRSGRTLNLTESGLRVYDQAKKILALNDELVFEFSGASVTGKLHLGIPSEFASVLLPRIIGQFSQSYPEVSLEVTSDLSRNLLAKGQRDRFDLILALQEKPDSAEGQLVIRDDLVWVASHKHSAHLLKPLPLVLAPDGCMYRKRAEAVLQSAGIASRNVFTIPDLNGIQSALEAGLGITALTRSTVPESLRVLRPSRSLPKLGEIGIGLHFKHRRPSEAALRLAEHLQSGLSLS, from the coding sequence ATGCAGCTTTCTCACAAGAACCTCCCCACCGAATGGCTGCGCACGCTGGTCACCGTGGTCGACAACGGGGGATTCAGTCAGGCCGGGGAACTGCTCGCGCGCACGCAGCCCGCAATCAGTCGGCAGATCAAGGAATTGGAAGAACGGCTGGGCAGGCAACTGCTGTTGCGCTCGGGCCGCACCCTCAACCTGACGGAGAGCGGCCTGCGGGTGTACGACCAGGCAAAGAAAATCCTCGCCCTCAACGACGAGCTGGTGTTCGAGTTCAGCGGCGCCTCGGTAACCGGCAAGCTGCACCTGGGTATTCCCAGTGAATTCGCCTCGGTACTGCTACCCCGCATCATCGGCCAGTTTTCCCAGAGCTACCCGGAGGTCTCGCTGGAAGTCACCAGTGATCTCAGCCGCAACCTGCTGGCCAAGGGGCAACGGGACCGCTTTGACCTGATACTGGCACTGCAGGAAAAACCCGACAGCGCGGAAGGCCAGCTGGTGATCCGCGACGACCTGGTGTGGGTGGCCAGCCACAAGCATTCCGCACACCTGCTGAAGCCGCTGCCACTGGTGCTGGCACCGGATGGCTGTATGTACCGCAAGCGCGCGGAAGCGGTGCTGCAATCGGCGGGTATCGCCTCGCGCAACGTGTTTACCATTCCCGACCTGAACGGCATCCAGTCGGCGCTGGAAGCCGGGCTCGGCATCACCGCCCTCACCCGCAGCACCGTCCCGGAATCCCTGCGGGTACTGCGCCCTTCCCGCAGCCTGCCCAAGCTGGGGGAAATCGGCATCGGCCTGCATTTCAAGCACCGCCGCCCGAGTGAAGCCGCTTTGCGTCTTGCCGAGCACTTGCAGAGCGGCCTCAGCCTGAGCTAG
- a CDS encoding L-serine ammonia-lyase, which yields MSLSVFDLFKIGIGPSSSHTVGPMKAAGLFLQLLRDQGCFAEASRVTAHMFGSLGATGVGHGTTKAVMLGLEGEQPEWVDTSTVDERVAAIEQCCSLNLAGERVIPFDPQQDLLLIGEEELPLHANGMRFSALDARGRVLAEEVYYSIGGGFVVTEAEAQAENALEQALVVPYEFDTAEALLAICKRENLKISDVMLANEAAWRSEAETRAGLLKIWQVMQDCVTNGMHNEGILPGGLKVKRRAANLYQQLRSRPEACLSDPLSALDWVSLYALAVNEENAAGGRIVTAPTNGAAGIIPAVLHYFMRFSRNPTEEDVIRFLLTAAAVGILFKKNASISGAEVGCQGEVGSACSMAAAGLAEVLDGTPQQVENAAEIAMEHNLGLTCDPVGGLVQVPCIERNAMASVKAISAARMALRGDGEHFISLDKVIRTMRDTGRDMQDKYKETARGGLAVNAIDLPVSVIEC from the coding sequence ATGTCGCTGAGTGTTTTTGACCTGTTCAAGATCGGTATCGGTCCGTCCAGCTCCCACACCGTGGGTCCGATGAAGGCGGCGGGCCTGTTCCTGCAGTTATTGCGGGACCAGGGCTGCTTTGCGGAGGCGTCACGCGTCACCGCACATATGTTCGGCTCGCTCGGCGCCACCGGTGTCGGCCACGGTACCACCAAGGCGGTCATGCTGGGGCTGGAAGGTGAGCAACCGGAATGGGTGGATACCAGTACTGTGGATGAACGTGTGGCCGCGATCGAGCAGTGCTGCAGCCTGAACCTGGCGGGGGAGCGGGTGATTCCGTTTGATCCGCAGCAGGACCTGTTGCTGATCGGTGAGGAAGAATTGCCGCTGCACGCCAACGGCATGCGCTTTAGTGCGCTGGATGCGCGCGGGCGGGTGCTGGCGGAAGAGGTGTACTACTCCATTGGCGGTGGCTTTGTGGTGACCGAAGCGGAGGCGCAGGCAGAAAATGCCCTGGAGCAGGCGCTGGTGGTGCCTTACGAGTTCGACACTGCGGAAGCGCTGCTCGCGATCTGCAAGCGCGAAAATCTCAAGATCAGCGATGTAATGCTGGCCAATGAGGCGGCCTGGCGCAGCGAAGCGGAGACCCGCGCCGGCCTGCTGAAAATCTGGCAGGTGATGCAGGACTGCGTGACCAACGGTATGCACAACGAGGGCATCCTGCCCGGTGGCCTCAAGGTGAAGCGCCGCGCGGCCAACCTCTACCAGCAACTGCGCAGCCGCCCGGAAGCCTGCCTGTCTGACCCTTTGTCGGCGCTGGACTGGGTGAGCCTGTATGCGCTGGCGGTGAATGAAGAAAACGCGGCGGGCGGGCGCATCGTGACCGCGCCCACCAACGGTGCCGCCGGCATTATCCCGGCGGTGCTGCACTACTTTATGCGCTTTTCCCGCAACCCCACGGAAGAAGACGTTATCCGTTTTCTGCTCACCGCCGCCGCCGTGGGCATTCTGTTCAAGAAAAACGCCTCCATCAGCGGTGCGGAAGTGGGCTGTCAGGGGGAGGTAGGCTCCGCCTGTTCCATGGCCGCGGCCGGGCTGGCGGAAGTGCTGGACGGCACCCCGCAACAGGTGGAAAACGCGGCGGAAATAGCCATGGAGCACAACCTGGGTCTTACCTGCGATCCGGTCGGCGGCCTGGTACAGGTGCCCTGTATCGAGCGCAACGCCATGGCCTCCGTGAAAGCGATCAGTGCGGCGCGCATGGCCCTGCGCGGTGATGGCGAACACTTTATCTCCCTCGACAAAGTCATTCGCACCATGCGCGACACCGGTCGCGACATGCAGGACAAATACAAAGAAACCGCGCGCGGTGGCCTGGCGGTAAACGCCATCGATCTGCCCGTCAGCGTGATCGAATGTTAA
- the glyA gene encoding serine hydroxymethyltransferase — MDPIETYLKHVDGDVYAAIQAERARQEAHIELIASENYTSQAVMAAQGSVLTNKYAEGYPAKRYYGGCEHVDVVEQLAIDRARELFGAEYANVQPHSGSQANAAVYMALLQPGDTFLGLSLDHGGHLTHGAKPNFSGRLYNAVQYGLNPETGEVDYDEVERLALAHKPKMIVAGFSAYSQIMDWTRFRAIADKVGAYLFVDMAHVAGLVAAGLYPNPVPVADVVTTTTHKTLRGPRGGLILSRDPEGLGKKFNSLIFPGIQGGPLMHVIAAKAVAFKEALAPEFVTYQQRVIDNAKAMAAVFMGRGFDIVSGGTENHLLLIDLSKRGVTGKAADAALGAAHITVNKNTVPHDPQSPFVTSGVRIGTPAITARGMGTAEAEQLADWMCDILEQLAPSQAEALAEVQALAEVQARVRANVSALCARFPVYPTAQSHGAA, encoded by the coding sequence ATGGACCCGATAGAGACCTACCTCAAACACGTCGATGGTGACGTGTATGCCGCAATCCAGGCCGAGCGCGCGCGTCAGGAAGCACACATTGAGCTGATTGCGTCAGAGAACTACACCAGTCAGGCGGTTATGGCCGCCCAGGGCTCGGTACTCACCAACAAGTATGCCGAGGGCTATCCGGCCAAGCGCTACTACGGCGGTTGCGAGCATGTGGATGTGGTGGAGCAGTTGGCCATTGACCGCGCCCGGGAGCTGTTTGGTGCCGAGTACGCCAACGTGCAGCCGCACTCCGGTTCCCAGGCCAATGCGGCGGTGTACATGGCCCTGCTGCAGCCGGGGGATACTTTTCTCGGCCTGTCCCTGGATCACGGTGGGCACCTGACCCACGGCGCCAAGCCGAATTTTTCCGGCCGCCTGTATAACGCGGTGCAGTACGGCCTCAACCCCGAGACCGGCGAAGTGGACTACGACGAAGTCGAGCGACTGGCACTGGCGCACAAGCCGAAAATGATCGTTGCCGGCTTCTCGGCCTACTCCCAAATCATGGACTGGACCCGCTTCCGTGCCATCGCCGACAAGGTGGGTGCCTATCTGTTCGTGGATATGGCGCACGTGGCCGGCCTGGTGGCGGCGGGCCTGTATCCCAACCCGGTGCCGGTGGCGGATGTGGTGACCACCACAACCCACAAAACCCTGCGCGGTCCCCGCGGCGGCCTGATTCTGTCCCGCGACCCGGAGGGGCTGGGCAAAAAATTCAATTCCCTGATTTTCCCCGGTATCCAGGGCGGCCCGCTGATGCATGTGATTGCCGCCAAAGCGGTGGCGTTCAAGGAAGCGCTGGCGCCGGAGTTCGTGACCTACCAGCAGCGTGTGATCGATAACGCCAAGGCGATGGCGGCGGTATTTATGGGGCGCGGTTTCGACATCGTCTCCGGCGGTACCGAAAACCATCTGTTGCTGATCGACCTGAGCAAGCGCGGCGTAACCGGCAAGGCCGCAGACGCAGCGCTGGGCGCGGCGCATATCACCGTCAACAAAAATACGGTACCCCATGATCCGCAGTCGCCGTTTGTGACCAGCGGTGTGCGTATCGGCACGCCGGCGATTACCGCGCGTGGCATGGGTACCGCGGAGGCGGAGCAGCTGGCGGACTGGATGTGCGACATCCTCGAACAGCTCGCGCCGTCACAAGCGGAAGCGCTGGCGGAAGTGCAGGCGCTGGCGGAAGTGCAGGCGCGCGTGCGCGCGAATGTGTCGGCACTGTGTGCACGCTTTCCGGTGTATCCCACGGCCCAGTCGCACGGAGCCGCGTGA
- a CDS encoding alpha/beta hydrolase has product MNTLVKLLLVGWMTSGLLMVAATASGEPRESGYKPVAPNPSYNDVTALTFREYDRKVPYGEHPDQYGLLWLPDDPEPKGKPTVVLVHGGCWLSAYDINHTRALATALALEGYPVWSLEYRRSDENASSWPQSLHDLQRGVQAIRKLPLDGLNHDEVVLVGHSAGGHLALLLAASWGEVFAGQAPRVSALGLAAITDIADYAGGTNGCQKAAALFMGAAPGEAPAAYAAANPATLGINVPVILLQGDGDQIVPRAQLESLRADNVTTRIEPGAGHFDWVHPGTPAFQTLLETLSQLQNYDA; this is encoded by the coding sequence ATGAACACGCTGGTTAAGTTGCTTTTGGTTGGGTGGATGACGTCCGGGTTGCTGATGGTTGCGGCCACGGCCTCGGGGGAGCCTCGGGAATCTGGGTACAAGCCGGTTGCGCCAAACCCCAGTTACAACGATGTAACGGCGCTCACATTCCGGGAGTATGACCGCAAGGTTCCCTATGGCGAGCACCCGGACCAGTACGGTTTACTCTGGCTACCTGACGATCCCGAGCCCAAGGGCAAGCCCACCGTTGTATTGGTACACGGGGGTTGCTGGCTGAGTGCCTATGACATTAACCATACCCGCGCGCTGGCAACTGCCCTGGCCCTGGAGGGTTATCCCGTATGGAGCCTGGAATACCGCCGGTCCGATGAAAACGCCAGTAGCTGGCCGCAAAGCCTGCACGACTTGCAGCGCGGCGTTCAGGCAATCCGCAAACTTCCGCTCGATGGCTTGAATCACGATGAAGTGGTGCTCGTCGGTCATTCGGCGGGTGGGCATCTGGCCCTGTTGTTGGCGGCTTCCTGGGGCGAGGTGTTTGCCGGGCAGGCGCCCAGGGTATCTGCGCTGGGGCTGGCGGCCATTACCGATATTGCGGATTATGCGGGTGGGACCAATGGCTGCCAAAAGGCGGCTGCACTGTTTATGGGGGCAGCGCCCGGTGAAGCACCTGCGGCCTATGCGGCCGCCAACCCTGCAACGCTGGGTATCAATGTCCCGGTGATCCTGTTACAGGGCGACGGTGACCAGATTGTGCCCCGCGCACAGCTCGAAAGCCTACGAGCGGATAATGTCACTACCAGAATTGAGCCCGGGGCCGGCCATTTTGACTGGGTGCACCCCGGTACGCCGGCGTTCCAGACCCTGCTGGAAACCCTGAGCCAGCTGCAAAATTACGATGCCTGA
- a CDS encoding pseudouridine synthase → MTPELLFEDDHLIAAYKPEGWLVHRSDIDKYEDRILLQYLRDLVGAHLYPVHRLDKPTSGVIVFGKSGAAAAKLQTQLDSDSAIKQYLAVCRGYCPEQGIIDHPLPPVADFKHQRKRPKSDLPKQSAITLYRRIATVELPYPVDRYPSSRYSLVEVELKTGRRHQIRRHFKHLSHPLIGCPKYGKSTHNHFFAEQLHCARLLLHAYRLCLRHPETGEEMTFVAPPKGCFRSLLKQFGWRLPDSPTSPAAALAEHSQQRRN, encoded by the coding sequence ATGACACCCGAGCTGCTCTTCGAAGATGACCACCTGATAGCCGCCTACAAGCCCGAAGGCTGGCTGGTGCACCGCTCCGATATCGACAAGTACGAAGACCGCATTCTCCTGCAGTACCTGCGCGACCTTGTCGGCGCGCATCTGTACCCGGTGCACCGGCTCGACAAGCCCACCTCCGGCGTGATCGTTTTCGGCAAGAGCGGCGCGGCCGCGGCCAAATTACAGACGCAGCTCGACAGTGACAGCGCCATTAAACAGTACCTGGCGGTGTGCCGGGGCTACTGCCCCGAGCAGGGCATCATCGACCACCCACTGCCCCCCGTCGCCGACTTCAAGCACCAGCGCAAACGGCCCAAAAGCGACCTGCCCAAACAGAGCGCTATCACCCTCTACCGGCGCATCGCCACCGTCGAGCTACCCTACCCGGTGGACCGCTACCCCAGCAGCCGCTACTCACTGGTGGAAGTCGAACTGAAAACCGGCCGCCGACACCAGATCCGCCGCCACTTCAAACACCTGTCGCACCCGCTGATTGGCTGCCCCAAATACGGCAAGTCCACCCACAATCACTTCTTCGCAGAACAACTGCACTGTGCAAGACTACTGCTGCATGCCTACCGGCTGTGTTTACGTCACCCGGAAACCGGTGAGGAAATGACCTTCGTGGCACCGCCCAAGGGATGCTTTAGGTCGCTGCTGAAACAGTTTGGCTGGCGCTTGCCGGATAGCCCGACCTCACCGGCGGCCGCGCTGGCCGAACATAGCCAGCAACGACGCAATTAG
- the kynU gene encoding kynureninase has protein sequence MSLLDVLTKYRKDPSLAAGPASLLPDAEALDRSDPLRHKRDEFLLPAQSVYLDGNSLGPMPVAARQRAQAVLDQQWGEDLICSWNKHSWIDLPQTVGDKIAPMLGAAPGQVICCDSVSINLFKVLSAALGLNPGRRKIVSQRDNFPTDLYVVQGLQQLLGETQCELEVLPEEEIEGALDDQVAVLLLTQVNFRSGYAHDIARLTRAAQAHGALVIWDLAHSTGVMPLELDHWNVDFAVGCGYKYLNGGPGAPAFVYAARRHHAALRQPVAGWMGHQSPFEFSPEYTPAGDIRQFLAGTPPILSMSVLDAALDVYRDVDIRQVKQKALNLADYFAARMMELPSLQSLELATPLAHIERGAQLAYVHPQAFAICQCLIAEGVIADFRAPNILRFGFSPLYLSFCGLDKALERFAAIMEKKLYALPEFNVRKKVT, from the coding sequence ATGAGTTTGTTGGACGTTCTCACAAAGTACCGAAAAGATCCCTCGTTGGCCGCAGGGCCTGCTTCGCTTTTGCCGGACGCCGAGGCGCTGGACCGGAGTGACCCTCTGCGGCACAAGCGGGACGAGTTTTTATTGCCTGCACAGAGCGTCTATCTCGATGGCAATTCCCTCGGCCCCATGCCAGTGGCTGCCCGGCAGCGCGCGCAGGCGGTGCTGGACCAGCAGTGGGGGGAAGACCTGATCTGCAGCTGGAATAAGCACAGCTGGATCGACCTGCCGCAAACGGTGGGCGATAAAATAGCCCCAATGCTGGGTGCTGCGCCGGGGCAGGTGATCTGCTGTGATTCCGTGTCGATCAATCTGTTCAAGGTACTTTCCGCAGCCCTTGGGCTCAATCCTGGCCGGCGAAAAATAGTCTCGCAGCGGGATAACTTCCCAACGGATCTTTATGTGGTGCAGGGCTTGCAGCAGCTGTTGGGCGAGACGCAATGCGAGCTGGAGGTATTGCCCGAGGAGGAGATTGAGGGCGCACTCGACGATCAGGTGGCGGTGCTGCTGCTAACGCAGGTGAACTTTCGCAGTGGCTACGCCCACGATATTGCGCGGCTCACCCGGGCGGCGCAGGCGCATGGCGCGCTGGTAATCTGGGATTTGGCCCACAGTACCGGCGTGATGCCACTGGAACTGGATCATTGGAATGTGGACTTTGCCGTTGGCTGTGGCTACAAGTACCTCAACGGCGGCCCGGGTGCGCCCGCGTTTGTGTATGCCGCGCGCCGCCATCACGCCGCCCTGCGGCAGCCAGTGGCGGGTTGGATGGGCCACCAATCCCCGTTTGAATTCTCACCAGAGTACACCCCGGCAGGAGATATCCGGCAGTTCCTGGCGGGTACCCCACCGATCCTCTCGATGAGCGTGCTGGATGCCGCACTGGATGTCTACCGCGATGTTGATATCAGGCAGGTGAAGCAAAAAGCACTGAATCTGGCGGACTACTTCGCTGCGCGGATGATGGAGTTACCATCGTTGCAGTCACTTGAGCTGGCTACGCCGTTGGCGCATATCGAGCGGGGAGCGCAGCTGGCTTATGTACATCCGCAGGCGTTCGCCATTTGCCAGTGCCTCATTGCCGAGGGGGTGATTGCCGACTTCCGTGCGCCCAACATCCTCCGCTTCGGTTTTTCTCCGCTCTACCTGAGCTTTTGCGGCCTGGATAAGGCACTTGAGCGCTTTGCAGCCATCATGGAGAAGAAGTTGTACGCGCTCCCTGAGTTCAATGTCCGCAAAAAGGTCACCTGA
- a CDS encoding hotdog fold domain-containing protein, protein MTYAPSYQPSKSPILKLWKSLGGNSFGRWLVSKIVCFNAPYFSSIKPRFTQIKPGLVEVTLKKRRAVQNHIKTVHAIAMCNAAELAGGVCLDVSLNGNFRWIPVGMTVQYLKMAKTDLRAVCKVDDFHWDSAQDVVMPVSVFDTNGEEVFHADITMRISPKKK, encoded by the coding sequence ATGACTTACGCACCCTCTTACCAACCCTCCAAAAGCCCCATCCTGAAACTCTGGAAAAGCTTGGGCGGCAATAGCTTTGGCCGCTGGCTGGTGAGCAAGATCGTCTGCTTCAATGCCCCCTACTTCAGCTCGATCAAACCGCGCTTCACCCAGATAAAGCCGGGCCTGGTTGAGGTAACACTGAAGAAACGCCGCGCAGTGCAAAACCACATTAAAACCGTACACGCCATCGCCATGTGTAACGCCGCAGAGCTGGCGGGAGGCGTGTGCCTGGACGTATCCCTGAACGGAAATTTCCGCTGGATTCCGGTGGGTATGACCGTGCAATACCTGAAGATGGCCAAGACCGACCTGCGCGCCGTGTGCAAGGTAGACGACTTTCATTGGGATTCTGCGCAGGATGTGGTGATGCCCGTCAGTGTGTTTGATACCAATGGCGAGGAGGTCTTCCATGCGGACATCACCATGCGGATTTCACCTAAGAAAAAATAG
- a CDS encoding GNAT family N-acetyltransferase — MPKTQPTPEHYYRWSSFDELTTRELYDILRARQEVFAVEQACVYQDADGKDQNAWHLTGWSGASDNPTLVAYLRVVAPGAKYAEHSIGRVLTCQSVRGTGIGRELMRLGIEHTQREFPGAPIRISAQLYLKRFYSALGFTQTSEIYDEDGIPHIEMLYTPSD; from the coding sequence ATGCCAAAGACTCAGCCCACGCCCGAGCACTACTATCGCTGGTCCTCATTCGACGAGCTTACAACCCGCGAGCTCTACGATATCCTGCGCGCACGGCAGGAAGTGTTTGCGGTGGAACAGGCATGTGTCTACCAGGACGCAGACGGCAAAGACCAGAACGCCTGGCACCTCACCGGCTGGAGCGGCGCATCCGACAATCCCACCCTGGTCGCCTACCTGCGCGTTGTAGCGCCAGGAGCAAAATATGCTGAACACTCCATCGGACGGGTGCTGACCTGCCAGAGCGTGCGCGGCACCGGAATCGGTCGGGAATTGATGCGGCTGGGGATTGAGCACACCCAGCGGGAATTCCCGGGGGCGCCAATACGCATATCGGCGCAGCTCTATTTAAAGCGCTTCTATTCCGCGCTTGGCTTTACACAAACCTCAGAAATCTACGACGAAGACGGCATTCCGCATATCGAAATGCTGTATACCCCGTCGGACTGA
- a CDS encoding cupin domain-containing protein has translation MDNIFSKLPEAAQQEQFIDLLSRDGVRIERIVSHGHTTPEGEWYDQDENEWVVVLQGAGRLLFEGGEERLLEAGDFVNIPAHQRHRVIWTSPGETTIWLAVFYG, from the coding sequence ATGGACAATATTTTTTCCAAACTCCCTGAAGCTGCTCAGCAGGAACAATTCATTGATTTGTTGTCTCGCGACGGTGTGCGAATTGAACGTATCGTTTCACACGGCCACACCACCCCTGAAGGCGAGTGGTACGACCAGGACGAAAACGAGTGGGTGGTGGTGCTGCAAGGGGCGGGGCGGTTGCTGTTTGAAGGTGGTGAGGAGCGATTGCTGGAAGCCGGGGATTTCGTCAACATTCCCGCGCACCAGCGCCATCGGGTTATCTGGACGAGCCCCGGTGAGACGACGATCTGGCTGGCAGTGTTTTATGGATAG
- a CDS encoding SOS response-associated peptidase family protein, which yields MCSLFDVDDDAGLERFIEDHGIHHPQRLLFGRRRRPTTNVSIVTGRHGHSTIENAIWHLYLQREGDRWKPHKKYWSINSNWKKLGQRPEYRKSRCLIPATAWVESQNGKNPVEFSFGDHQPFFFCGLYKSWGETLSCSIITLDAHPDTAQYHEKSFPMIAPDNREFITRWLGPDENTLPFEPYLRADKTITGAPLIAQPVARATAMEYVGARQEV from the coding sequence ATGTGCAGCCTCTTTGACGTAGACGACGATGCAGGCCTCGAGCGGTTCATCGAAGACCACGGCATTCACCATCCACAACGCCTGTTATTTGGCCGCCGACGACGCCCCACCACAAACGTCAGTATCGTCACCGGCCGCCACGGGCACTCGACGATTGAAAATGCGATCTGGCACCTTTATCTGCAGCGCGAAGGCGATCGCTGGAAGCCTCACAAAAAGTACTGGTCCATCAACAGCAACTGGAAAAAACTGGGCCAGCGCCCGGAATACCGGAAATCCCGCTGCCTAATCCCCGCCACCGCCTGGGTGGAAAGCCAAAACGGGAAAAATCCCGTGGAATTCAGCTTTGGCGATCACCAGCCATTCTTCTTCTGCGGACTGTATAAAAGCTGGGGAGAGACCTTGAGCTGCAGCATCATTACCCTGGATGCGCACCCGGATACAGCGCAATACCATGAAAAGAGCTTTCCCATGATCGCGCCGGATAACCGTGAATTTATTACGCGCTGGCTTGGCCCGGATGAAAATACCCTGCCGTTTGAGCCCTACTTGCGCGCGGATAAAACCATCACTGGAGCGCCGCTCATTGCGCAGCCGGTGGCCAGAGCCACCGCCATGGAATACGTGGGAGCACGGCAGGAAGTGTAA